Within the Pelagovum pacificum genome, the region CTCGACAACCTCAGCTACTACCGGCTGGCGGAGAGCGCGCGCTACTATTTCAACGACAGCGGCACCGGCAACTCGCTCAACACGCAGCACCCGATGGTGCTGCGCATGGTGCTCGACTCGCTGCGCCACTGGGCGGAGGAGTACCACGTCGACGGCTTCCGCTTCGACCTCGGCGCGTCGCTCGGTCGCTACGGCAACGGCTTCGACCGCAACGCGCCCTTCTTCCAGGCCATCGCGCAGGACCCGGTCCTGTCACGTCTGAAGATGACGGGCGAGCCGTGGGACGTCGGGCCCGGCGGCTACCAGCTCGGCGCGTTTCCGGCCCCTTGGGCGGAGCATAACGACAAGTACCGTGACGAAGTGCGCAGCTTCTGGAAGGGCGACGCCGACAAGATCCGCACGCTCTCCGCCCGGATCGCCGGGTCGGCCATGCATTTCGACCACGACCGCCGCGCGGCCTCGGCCTCGGTCAACTTCATCACCTGCCACGACGGCTTCACGCTGATGGACACCGTCAGCTACAACGAGAAGCACAACGAGGCGAACGGCGAGAACAACAGCGACGGCCACGACCACAACGCCAGCGACAATTGCGGAGTCGAAGGCCCGACCGACGACGCCAAAATCAACGACCTGCGTGCGCGGCGGCGGCGCAACCTGCTCGCGACTTTGCTGCTGTCGCAGGGCACACCGATGATTCTGAGCGGGGATGAGCTCGGCAACAGTCAAGGCGGCAACAACAACGCCTATTGCCAGGACAACGAGATCGGCTGGGTCGACTGGTCCTCCACCGATCCGCAATTCCTCGATTTCGCGCGCCAGATCATCGCCTTCCGCAAATCGCACCCGATCCTGCGACAGAAACGGTTCCTCCACGCACAGGAGCGGCTGGTCGACGGAGTGCCCGACCTGTTCTGGCGCAACGCCGACGGCTCCGACATGACGCCGGAGGACTGGGCCGACCCGGAACGGCGGCATCTCATCGCCGAGATGCGCACGGCATCCGGCACGCCCGAATACGCCACCCTTGAATACGCGATCATGGCGGTCTTCAATGCGGGTGAGGCCCTGACGGTGACCCTGCCGAAACCGCAGGAAGGCTGGATCTGGATCCGCGAACTCGACACCGCCGATCCCGCGCTCGGACCTTTCCCTGTCACGAAACCGTTGGAGGTTCATGAGAACTCGGTGGTCGCCCTGATACTGAGACCCGAATAAGCGAGGGAGGTGCGCGCGTGGACATCCAGACGGTCGAAACGGGCCCGATCAACGGCCAGAAGCCCGGAACATCGGGCCTGCGAAAGAAGACCAAGGTCTTCATGGGGCCCCACTTCCTCGAAAACTACGTGCAGTCGATCTTCGACGGCATCGGCGGCGTCAGCGGCAAGACCCTGATCGTCGGCGGCGATGGGCGTTACTTTAATGAGCGCGCGATCCAGGTGATCCTGCGCATGATGGCCGCCAACGGCGCGTCCCGCGCGATCGTCGGCCAGAACGGGCTTCTGTCGACTCCCGCCGCTTCGAACCTGATCCGCAAGCGCGGCACCGACGGCGGCCTGATCCTGTCCGCCAGCCACAACCCCGGCGGCCCGGACGAGGATTTCGGCCTCAAGTACAACGGCCCCAACGGCGGCCCGGCGTCAGAGGGCGTGACGGACAAGATCTTTGCCCGCACGACCGACATCACCTCCTACAAGATCGTGGAGGGCGAGGACGTCGACATCGCTTCGACCGGCGACAAGACCCTCGGCGACATGGTGGTCGAAGTGATCGACCCGGTTGCCGACTACGCCGCGCTGATGGAAAACCTGTTCGACTTCGACGCGATCAAGGGCCTGCTGTCTTCCGGCTTCACCATCAGCTTCGACGCGATGCACGCGGTGACCGGGCCCTACGCCAAGGCGATTCTCGAGCACCGGCTCGGCGCGGCGGAAGGCTCCGTCGTGAACGCCACGCCTTCCCCCGACTTCGGCGGCGGCCACCCCGACCCGAACCCGATCTGGGCGAAGGAGCTGATGGACCGGATGCATGGCCCCGACGCGCCGGACTTCGGCGCTGCGTCGGACGGCGACGGCGACCGCAACATGATCGTCGGCAAGGGCTGCTACGTGACGCCGTCCGACAGCCTCGCCGTGCTCGCCGCGAACGCCACCCTCGCCCCCGCCTATCGCGACGGGCTGAAGGGCATCGCGCGCTCCATGCCGACCTCGGCGGCCGTCGACCGCGTGGCCGAGAAGCTGGGCATCGATTGCTACGAGACGCCGACGGGCTGGAAGTTCTTCGGCAACCTCCTCGACGCTGGCCGCGCCACCATCTGTGGCGAGGAAAGCGCCGGCACCGGCTCCGACCACGTCCGCGAGAAAGACGGTCTCTGGGCCGTGCTGCTCTGGCTGAACATTCTCGCCCAGAAGCGCCAGCCGGTCGCACAGCTGATCGCCGACCACTGGACGCAGTTCGGGCGCAACTACTATTCCCGCCACGATTACGAGGCGGTGGAGAGCGACCTTGCCAATCGCCTGATGGACGACATGCGCACCAAGATGTCCGACCTTCCCGGCACCGAGGTCGCCGGCCTCAAGGTCGAGGCGGCGGACGAGTTTTCCTACAATGACCCCGTCGATGGGTCCGTATCGAAGAACCAGGGCCTCCGCTTCTACTTCGAGGGTGGCGGGCGAGTCGTCTTCCGCCTCTCCGGCACCGGGACCGAGGGCGCTACGATCCGCGTCTATATCGAGCGGCTGGAGCTTGACCCTTCGGCGATGCAACAGGACGCGCAAGAAGCGCTAGCCCCGATCATCAAGGCCGCCGAGACCCTGTCGCGCATCAGGGCCGAAACGGGCCGCAGCGGCCCCGATGTCGTCACCTGACGCCTGCCGCCGCTTCGCCGTCTACTATCTACCGGTCGGCCCACTGGGTCGGTTCGGCTCCGACTGGCTAGGCTGGGACGTCGCCGCGGGCCGCCCGGCCGCAGGTGTCGACGCGGGGTTGCCGGATGCTGACGAAGTCACGGCCGTTCCCCGCAAGTATGGCTTCCACGCGACGCTGAAGCCGCCGTTCCGTCTGGCGGAGGGCGCGACCTACGTGGCCCTCCGGAACGCCGTCGCCGCGCTTGCCGACGACCTGGTCGCCCCGGTCGCCGACGGGCTCGCCCTTGATCGGGGGCGTTTCCTGTCGCTGCGCCCGACGGGGGACCAGAGCCAGATTTCAGCCGCCGCAGCCCGGATCGTCACCGAACTCGACCATTTCCGCGCGCCCCTGACCGAACACGACCTCGCGCGCCGCCGCGCCGCTGGCCTCACCGACCAGCAAGAAGAACACCTGGCCCGCTGGGGCTACCCTTACGTGCTCGACCAGTTCCATTTTCACGTCACTCTCAGCGGTCCGCTTGCCGCCCCGGATCGTGACCGGGTCGCCGATGCGCTGGCGCCCCTCCTGTCACCGTTGCTGCCGGACCCGTTCGCCATGGAGAGCATCTCCATCGCGGGGGAGGCCGACGACGGTCGCTTCCACGAACTCGCCCGGTTCCGCCTTGCCTCGACAAGCTGAGGGTAAAATTGTGCATAACTTGTCATAGGCCCGAAACATCGGGCCGCTAGTGTGCCCGGAACCGTCACACCAGTTCCGGCAGTTCGTGTTCATGTCCCATCACCCTCCCCCGTTCCGCATTACCGGCGCGACCGTGCTTCGGGATGGAGTTTTGCAGGACCGCTCGATCGCTGTGACCGACGGGCGTATCACCACCGGTCCATTCCCTGCCGTCGACCTGTCGGGCTATTTCGTCCTTCCCGGCATCGTCGACACCGGCAACCTGTCCCTTGAACGTCACCTGTACCCTGCCCCAGGCCTTCGCCTGCCTCTCGACCTCGCGCTTCGCGCGCTCGAGCGTGAGAGCGCGGCGAACGGGATCACGACCGGCTGGATCGCGCAGGACTGGACCTGGGGCCTCGGCCCGGGCAGTCCCGACCGGGCCGAGGCCCTGCTCCATGCCGTCGACCTCCAACGTGCAGACGCAGCAATTGATCTGCGTGTCCAGCTTCGTTACGAGACGTTCGACCACGACAGTGCAGAGCGCATGGTCGCCGCAGTTCGCCGCTACGGCGTCGATTTCGTCCTGTTCCAAAGCGCTTGCGACAGGGTGCTCGACCTCTACGCCGCCGACCCCGACAGCTTCGCCCGTCACGCCTCTGCCCACGGATTGGCCTCCGACCACTTCCTCGACCTGCTTGAACGCGCCCGCGACCGCCGCAAGGAAGTGCCGCGCAGGCTCTGCCGCGTGGCCGAGGCGTTCGACGTGCTCGGCGTGGTCTACGGCAGTACCGGCGACCCGGACGGTGAGACACGGGAGTACTTCTCGATGCTCGGCGCAAAGGTCTGCGACCGGCCTACCTCCTTCCAGGCGGCCTCCGTCGCGCGCGCCGTCGGCGACCCCGTCGTGATGGGCGCCCCGCAGGTTGTCCTGCCGGACAGCACCCGATGCGCCGTCTCCCCGCTCCCGCTTATCCGCGCGGGCAAGTGCGATGCCCTCGCATCCGACGTCTGGGGGGAGTCGCCAGTCCGCGCGGCGTTCCAACTGTCCGACCTCGGCATCCTGCCGTTCGCCGCCGCTTGGTCGCTGCTGTCCAGTCGACCCGCCCGTATCCTGCGGCTGCCCGACCGCGGAGAAATCGCGCCCGGCAAGCGAGCGGACCTGATCGTCGTAAACAAGGCGACCCGCGCCGTCGAGGCAACGTTCGCCAACGGTCGTCTGGCCTTCGCCACGGGCGAGGCTGCAACCCGTCTCATCGGTGGAGACACCGCCGTCGCGCTGGCCGCAGAGTAGATCCGCCCTCCGTCCGACGCGTTTCCCGGTGAAGTGGCCCTGACCCGGGATACATTCGGCCCGGAGATAAAGCAGAGGGCCCTCCACGCGCGGGACGGACAAGTCAAGCAAGCCTTCGTGTCCATGGCGAACAACGTACCGCGCGAGAACGTGCGTGGCGTCTTGCGGCGCAAGATCCCGGAAAAAACGCCCACCCGCATCGTACAGACGCTGAACGCAGAAATCTTCGCGCCCGACGCCGACCGACGGACGAGCGACAATGGTGCCCTGCGCCGTACTGGCGGCCTCTGATCTCACCGAACCTCGCATCAGAACAGCGTCACATCGGGCTCGATCGGCGACACCTTGGGCGTCTCGACGATCGCATCGACCGTTTCGTTGATCAGCATCTGTTGCGCATGGCCCGTCGTCGGAGAGAACCGGACACGCCGCGCCATACGCCCTCCCGTGCTCTCCGAAAGTACGGGGATGCCTTCACGCGATAGAAACTGAGTGGCGAAAATGACGTTCGACTGACCGATGTCGCGCAAATTGTCCGACATCCGCGCCCCACCGAAGACTTTTGCCTCGAGCGCGCCGCGCGACGCACCCGCCTTCAACAGCCCGTTGATGAGAAGCTCCATCAAGTGGATGCCGTATTTGTGCGTTCCGCCGCTCGGATGCTCGCCCGGCAGCAGGAAGTGGTTCATGCCCCCGATGCGCGCCCCGCGATCGCAAAGGCAGACCGCGACGCAAGACCCGAGCAAGGTCGAAATTGTCGCCCGTCGGTCCGAGGAAATCGCGAATTCACCCTGAATGACCGTGATGGATCTCGCCCGTTCGTCTCCAACTGCCGCCATCTAGTGACCTACCCTGCTTGTCGTCACGGCGCAGGCCGCCAACAGCGCCGGGCCGATCCGATCGATCGGCAGCTTCTGCCGCGCGGCGCCCATTTCCCATGCGACGCGGGGCATTCCGTAGACAACCGATGTCGCCTCGTCCTGCACGATCGTCTCCGCCCCCGCCGCAGACAAGGCCTTCAAGCCCACTGCCCCGTCTCGCCCCATCCCTGTCAGCAAGGCCGCCGCGACCCGTCGCCCTCGCGGCACTGCCGATCGGAACAACACGTCAACCGATGGCCTGTGGCCACTGTAATGAGCTCCCGGATCAAGAGCGGTTATGAGCTTTCCTTTCTGCGAGAGCGCGAGGTGCGCCTGATCCCCTGGGGCAAGGTAGATGTGCCCAATCCGCGCCTCTTCACCATCGGTCGCCGCTGTAACCTTGGCAGCGACACTCCGATCGAGAAGGCTGATCAGACTGCTGACGAAGCGGCCGCCGGTATGCTGGACGACAAAAGTCGGCGGACAGCTGACCGGGAACTGACCGAGGACCGTGAGCAGCGCATCGACGCCCCCCGTCGAAGCCCCGATAAGCACGATCGCGCCGTCACGGAAAGTGGGCGTGCGTGATCGCGGTTCCGCCGGCATTGTCGCCTCGGTAACAGGAAGCCGCACTGTGCCCTCGCGCCCGAACCGCGGCAGGGGCCGCGAGGCTGCCGCCCTCACCCCGACGACCAACTCTTCAGCATCGGCTGCCTCATTCAGCGAGGGCAGACCGTCGGTGAGCGGAGAGACCGGCCGGACGTCGTTATCCCCCTCGAGCAGGATGCAAGCGACATGAAGCGCAGAGAACAGCGCACGCATGACCTCGAACTCGGGCGCGGAGGCCATCTCGCGCGACAACAGAACCACGTCTGGAACGAGGTGCTCTACTGCCGTGTAGAGCTCCGTCAGATTGCAGGCGACGGCCAGCAGATCAAGCCGATCGACACGTTCGAACCGCGCCGACAGCTTGGCCCGCCGAATGGGGTTCTGATGGGCGAGCACTAGTCTCAATGGTCACCTGTCGCCTTGGCGGTCCAAAATCTGACTGCTTGGGTTCCCCGCCGCCCCGCACAGGGCGACGGCTCAGAAGTTCTGCCAGACATCGCTGGAATCCGCGGCCGTGACGGGTGCCGGAGCCGGATAGCTTCGAGTCGTTTCGCCTACTGCCATGGGAAGCGGCGTCCGAATGCTGACATCGTCGCCTGCACGGACGCGGAAGCGAGCCACGACGTCCGAAAGCTCACGTGCCTCTTGGGACAGGGAGTGCGCCGCAGCGGTGCTCTGTTCCACCATCGCCGCGTTCTGCTGGGTCACCTGGTCGAGGTTGGTGACACCGGTGTTGATCTCGGCCAGACCTGTCGCCTGCTCCACTGTGCCGCGGGTGATTTCAGTCACAAGGTCGGAGATGTGATTTACCCGTTCGACGATCGAGACCAACGCCTCACCAGCCTTGCCGACGAGCGTCACGCCCTCCTCCACCTGATGAGAAGACCCTGAAATCAGGGACTTGATCTCTTTCGCTGCGTCGCTCGACCGCTGCGCGAGCGCCCGGACTTCGGATGCGACGACCGCAAAGCCCTTACCCGCCTCCCCAGCCCGGGCGGCTTCGACCCCTGCGTTAAGCGCGAGAAGGTTCGTCTGGAACGCGATATCGTCGATCACACCGATAATCTGCGAAATCTGTTCCGAACTCTTTTCGATCTCCGTCATCGCGGAAACTGCCGACTGAACGACAACACCGCTCGCCTCGGCATGTGTTTTGGCATCGTTGACGATCGTCTCGACTTCCCGCGCGCCGTCCGCTGCGGAGTTGACCGAACTCGTCAGCTCATCGAGCGCCGCCGCCGTCTCTTCAAGTGTCGCAGCCTGGGTTTCGGTCCGCCGGGAGAGGTCGTCGGACGCCTGGCTGATTTCGCCTGCGCCCGTGTTGATGCGCGAAGCATTCTCGACCACCGTCTCGATCATCTGGCGCAGTGTCTGAATCGTCTCGTTGAAGTCTGCGCGAAGCTGTTCATATTCTTCTGGAAACGCAGACTCGAGCTTTCTGGTCAGATCACCGTCCGCGAGATTGCGCAGTGAAACACTAAGCTGTTCGACTACTGCCTTCTGGTTCTCCTGAGCCGAGAGCCGTGCTTTCTCCACTTCGTCGGATTTGATCAGCTTGTCGCGGAATTTCATCAGTGCTTTAGCGATGTCACCGATCTCGTCTTCGCGGTCAGACGCGCGGAGGTTCAGATCATATTCTCCATCGGCGACCTTGTTCATTCCGTCGCGCACTCGCGCCAGCGGAATTGTAATCGTACGCGCAACCGCAAGCGAAATGAAGAGTACGATCATCACACAGATCGCAATCTGGATGACCAGCATCAATTCAATCCGCCTTGCAGAGGCCACGATTTCCGACATGTCTCGCTCGACAATCAGGGACATCTTGGTCCCTAGGAACTCCAGTGGGGCGCTGACGGCAGCAACAGTCTGGCCGTTCAAACCTGGAATGCCGCTGCCATCGAAACTCTCGCCACTCGCACCGGCGCGAACTTGTGGTAGATCAGGCAGTTGATCGAGGATTCCAATATCCTCGACAAAGCGTGAAGGTGTCCGTGTCCGGCCATCGGTGCCGATCAGATAGGCGTCGCCCGTCTCCCCAAGACCGGTATCGGTCGAGACCACCTCCATCAGGCGTTCGACAGGCATCTGATATGCCAGAACGCCGACAAACTCCCCGTCGCCGTCTTGCACAGGTGCGGCGATGAAGCTCGTCGGGGCGTTCATACTGGGCGCGTAGGCTTCGAAATCGACGAAATGAACCTGTCCCGGACCGCCATCGCGCGCCGCCCGAAACGCACGACCGAGCCCCGTCGTAGCGTAAGCGCCACGTTCCAAGTTGGTCGCGTAATCCGCCTCCTTGTAGACGGTGTAGATCACCGTACCTTCCGGATTGATGAGAAAGACGTCATAGTAGCCAAATGTCTCCATGAGGTCTCTGAAGTAGGGGTGATATTGACCGTGAATTACCGAGTAGGCACTCGTGTCATCCGCTCGCTCAAGGAGATGTTTCGCCCCCGTCTCATTCGGATTATTGTCGATATAAAGGGACTGGAGTGTATCCTTGATATCGCCCTCGAGTTGACTCGCCGCCGCGGTGAAACGCGAAATGGCAAATGCCGTTTGGGGGCTGCTGGCCTGGCTCAGCAGCTCTTGCCGGATGTTGTCCAGCGACGCCTCCAGGCTTCGCTGATGGCTTTCTGCGACGTCCGATAGCGACGTCAGCGCATCGCGGATCAGAACTTGACGGAACTGGAAGAAGCCGACCCCTGCATTACCAGTTGCGACGAGAATGCTGAGCAGAACGAGCATCGCAGGTAGCTTTACCGAAAGCCGAATATTGTCGAATTTGCGCATCTGATTGTCCTTGACTGCGCCCCGCGATGTGCGGGCGGGCTTCATCATTACTACTTTGGAGCATTGGGAGTTAATTTGTGGCTAAGGCGGAGCAGAATTCTTCAGAGAGTTTGTTTTTACACCAAACCCCTAGAATAGAGTGATCTCTGCGCAGTCGGCTTCAAGATCACTGGATGGCCCCACACCCCTGAGACGCTCTTTCATGGCGGCGAGCCTCACGAGCTGCAAGGCTGGTGCGAGATCGACATGAGCGCCACCTTGATCGTACAATTCCGCCAATTTTACCAAGAAGCGCCTGAGTTCGATCACTGATTGGACAAGCAAGTCCATTTTCTGAAGGTCAGCCTGTAGCGCTTTATCGTCATTGCCGGACTCACCGTCCCGCAAGATCGCCGCCTCCAGGATCGAAAGGTCGCGAGCGATCTCGCCAAGCTCGTCCGCGACTCGACCGATCACCGGTCCGGGACTTTCACTTTCAGGCGCTGTCGTCATAGCCGCCCGACGACCCGTTCAATGCAGGTCCGCATTGAGTCTGTGGTGAACGGTTTCTTGATCATATTGTTCAATCCAAGCGTCTGGGCCTTCTGAATCAGTTCACGGTTGGGACTCCCGGTCACAAGAATAAATCCAATCTTTTGAGTGGATTTGGTCTGACGTAGTGCAGCAAGGAATTGCAGCCCGTCCATGTTCGGCATGTTGAGATCCGACAAGACCAGGTGGACCGGGCTTGCGGCGAGTTTGGCCAGACCGGCTCGTGCGTCGCTTTCGGCCTGAACATGCCAAATACCGATCTCTTCCAGCGCTTGCGTGATGAGGCCGCGGCTCGTGGACATGTCATCAACTACCATCACTCGAAGGGTTTCCTTGAGGCTCATCTGGTCACCTGTTTCGTGGAGGATCGGCGGTAGGACGTGATACCTGCGCTTTGAAGGTCGGACGATGCCGGGCCAGTGATCCGCTCGGAGTGTCCGATGAACAGCAGGGCCCCGGGTTCCAGCACCGGTACGAACCTCGACCACAACTGCATCTGTGTATCCTTGCCGAAGTAGATCGCCACGTTGCGACAGAAGATCGCCTGGAACGGGCCACTGATCGGCCACTCCCGGACGAGGTTCAATTCCGCGAAACTGATCAACTCCTTGACGGCACCGGAGATGGCATATCGCTCGCCGGTAGCCCTGCAGGTATATTGCTTGCGAAAACGGTCCTTCAGACTCTGAATTTCGTCCTCACCATAATCACCTTGGCGGGCTCGCGCGAGGATCGTCGGATCGACATCGGTCGCAAGAATTTTGATGTCATAGTCAGCGGCATCGGGCATTGCATCTAATAACGAGAATGCAATCGAGTATGGCTCCTGCCCAGCGCTGCAGCCGGCTGACCAGAAGCGAACTCGGCCACCTTGTTTTGCGCGCGCTATCGCGTTTGGCAGAACCTCTTTACGGAATTGCTCAAAGTGATGATCTTCGCGAAAGAAATGTGTTACGTTCGTTGTCAGCGCGGAAAGCATTTCCATCTGTTCCACTTCGCTGCCGGGCTTGTCGAGCAGCGAAAGATATTGCGAGAAACTGCCAAGTTTCAGAGCTCGCAGCCGGCGTGACAAACGCGAATAGACGAGCGGGCGCTTCGCAGGTTGTAGATCGAGACCGAAATTGCGGCGCGCGAGGTCCGCGATCGCCGCGAATTCGCTGTCCTTCAGCATGAACTCTTCCCCCGGTGGTCGGGTGGTCGCCATTGTCATGCGGCACCTTCACCTGCTGCCAGGACGATGCGGCTAAGGTCAATGACGCGGGTCATGCCATCTTCGACCGGAATCACGCCGAGAATGCAGGACGTCGTGTCGTCCTGACGGACGTTGGGCGTTTCCTGAACCGCATCGGTTCGGACGCTGAGAATTTCGGAGACGGAATCCACGAGCAGGCCAACGGTCTGACCTCGAACCGCGGCGATGATGATGACATGGCGTCCAGTCGGCGAGATGCGCCCCAGACCCAGTTTTGCGGCGAGGTCGAAGATGGGGATTACGGCGCCGCGCAGGTTGATGACGCCAAGGACATGTTCGGGACTGTGAGGAAGGATCGTCACCGGGGACCAACGGCGGATCTCGCGGATCTGGGTAATCTCGATGCAGAAGCTCTGCTCGCCCGCGACAAAGGTCACGAACTCGATGAATTCGCTGTCTGCAAGCTCTGCCGTGTCAGCCATTTGCGACGTCCTTTTCTTGCCAGGTTTCAGTGAGTCTCCGATGCACCGCGTTGCCGGAGGCTGCGACGGTATCGGGGTCGATGATCAGGGCGATCTTGCCGTCACCCAGAATGGTCGCGGCGGAGACGCCGGGAATGTTGCCGTAGTTGCCCTCAAGGCTCTTGATGACCACCTGCCGCTGGTCGGAGATCCCGTCGACGGCCAGAGCGCAATGCTGCGCGCGTTCTGTCTGGATCAGGAGGAGAACCTGGTCATTGACCTCGGCGAGGGCGCTGGTCTGGCCGAGCGACGACGCCACATCGACGATGGGGACGTAGCTCCCTCGAATGGACAGCAGCCAGCCGCCGACACCGAAACGATGAAGGTCGCCGGGGCCGGGTCGGATCGTCTCGACGATTGAAGCGATCGGCACCACCATCGTCTGGCCGGCCACGTTGACGACCATGCCGTCCATCACCGCGAGCGTCAGCGGAAGGACGATTGAAAAGGTGGTGCCTTCGCCCTGCACGGTGGAGATCGTGACGCGACCGCCGAGCGAATGGATTGCGGTTTTCACCACATCCATGCCGACACCCCTGCCGGAAAGGGCCGAGACCTCGGCGGCCGTCGAGAATCCGGGCATGAAAAGCAGGTCGTCGATCTCTGCCGGGGCGAGATCGGCATCGGGCGGGATCAGGCCCTTGGAAACAGCCGTCTCGAAGATCCGCTCCCGGTTGAGGCCTGCGCCATCGTCGGACACCTCGATCAGGACGGAGCCGGAGCGGTGAAAGGCGGCAAGGCGGATCGTGCCCGTTGCGTCCTTGCCGGCAGTCTTGCGACTCTCCGGGGATTCCAGGCCATGGTCGATGGCGTTGCGGATCATATGGGTCAGCGGATCGGCGAGACGTTCGACGACGGTCTTGTCGACCTCTGTGCCTTCCCCCTCTGTCACCAGTCTTGCGGTCTTGCCCGTCGCCTCGGCCGCTTCCCGGACGATGCGGGACATCCGCTGGAACAGCGGTTTGACGGGCTGGGCGCGAATGGCCATCACGCCTTCCTGGATTTCGCGGGCGAGAAGTTTGTAGTCTTCCAGCTCAGTGGACAGGCCGGAGCCGGACGGCAGGCCCATCTCTTCGATCCGCTGCGAAATAACAGCCTGGTTGATGATGAGTTCGCCCACCGTATTGATGAGGCGGTCGACGCGGTCGAGATCGACGCGCAGCGTCGGCTTCGGACCGGCCGGGGCGGACTTGTCCACCGGTTTCCGTTCCTCGGAGACCGCTTTGGGAACGACCTCTGCGACGGAGGCGACCGGATCCGGCTCGGGCGCCATTGTCGGCGGCAGATCGTCGACGGGGCCGATGTGGAGATCACACAGACCTTCGACGAACTCGAAGACTTCGTGGATTACATGCTCAGGCTCTGACGTCTGCAGGGT harbors:
- the glgX gene encoding glycogen debranching protein GlgX, giving the protein MAGNVTVQSGRPYPLGATFDGDGVNFAVFSQHATRMTLCLFDSSGNETLNVNLPECTGHVWHGYLPALQPGQLYGYRAHGPYRPDEGHRFNANKLLIDPYAKQLSGSVRWDGSLFGYDVNARHADLTFDTRDSANHMPRCVVTVDDDFDWQHDRRPDTPMEETVIYEAHVKGLTRMKEGVENPGTYLAMSSDPMLEHLTKLGITAIQIMPIHAFLDDEHLLEKSLKNYWGYQTIGFFAPEPRYMSGGQRNEVKEMIRRFHSAGIEVILDVVYNHTGEGNHLGPTLSFRGLDNLSYYRLAESARYYFNDSGTGNSLNTQHPMVLRMVLDSLRHWAEEYHVDGFRFDLGASLGRYGNGFDRNAPFFQAIAQDPVLSRLKMTGEPWDVGPGGYQLGAFPAPWAEHNDKYRDEVRSFWKGDADKIRTLSARIAGSAMHFDHDRRAASASVNFITCHDGFTLMDTVSYNEKHNEANGENNSDGHDHNASDNCGVEGPTDDAKINDLRARRRRNLLATLLLSQGTPMILSGDELGNSQGGNNNAYCQDNEIGWVDWSSTDPQFLDFARQIIAFRKSHPILRQKRFLHAQERLVDGVPDLFWRNADGSDMTPEDWADPERRHLIAEMRTASGTPEYATLEYAIMAVFNAGEALTVTLPKPQEGWIWIRELDTADPALGPFPVTKPLEVHENSVVALILRPE
- a CDS encoding DUF1045 domain-containing protein, whose amino-acid sequence is MSSPDACRRFAVYYLPVGPLGRFGSDWLGWDVAAGRPAAGVDAGLPDADEVTAVPRKYGFHATLKPPFRLAEGATYVALRNAVAALADDLVAPVADGLALDRGRFLSLRPTGDQSQISAAAARIVTELDHFRAPLTEHDLARRRAAGLTDQQEEHLARWGYPYVLDQFHFHVTLSGPLAAPDRDRVADALAPLLSPLLPDPFAMESISIAGEADDGRFHELARFRLASTS
- a CDS encoding alpha-D-glucose phosphate-specific phosphoglucomutase — translated: MDIQTVETGPINGQKPGTSGLRKKTKVFMGPHFLENYVQSIFDGIGGVSGKTLIVGGDGRYFNERAIQVILRMMAANGASRAIVGQNGLLSTPAASNLIRKRGTDGGLILSASHNPGGPDEDFGLKYNGPNGGPASEGVTDKIFARTTDITSYKIVEGEDVDIASTGDKTLGDMVVEVIDPVADYAALMENLFDFDAIKGLLSSGFTISFDAMHAVTGPYAKAILEHRLGAAEGSVVNATPSPDFGGGHPDPNPIWAKELMDRMHGPDAPDFGAASDGDGDRNMIVGKGCYVTPSDSLAVLAANATLAPAYRDGLKGIARSMPTSAAVDRVAEKLGIDCYETPTGWKFFGNLLDAGRATICGEESAGTGSDHVREKDGLWAVLLWLNILAQKRQPVAQLIADHWTQFGRNYYSRHDYEAVESDLANRLMDDMRTKMSDLPGTEVAGLKVEAADEFSYNDPVDGSVSKNQGLRFYFEGGGRVVFRLSGTGTEGATIRVYIERLELDPSAMQQDAQEALAPIIKAAETLSRIRAETGRSGPDVVT
- a CDS encoding amidohydrolase family protein — translated: MTDGRITTGPFPAVDLSGYFVLPGIVDTGNLSLERHLYPAPGLRLPLDLALRALERESAANGITTGWIAQDWTWGLGPGSPDRAEALLHAVDLQRADAAIDLRVQLRYETFDHDSAERMVAAVRRYGVDFVLFQSACDRVLDLYAADPDSFARHASAHGLASDHFLDLLERARDRRKEVPRRLCRVAEAFDVLGVVYGSTGDPDGETREYFSMLGAKVCDRPTSFQAASVARAVGDPVVMGAPQVVLPDSTRCAVSPLPLIRAGKCDALASDVWGESPVRAAFQLSDLGILPFAAAWSLLSSRPARILRLPDRGEIAPGKRADLIVVNKATRAVEATFANGRLAFATGEAATRLIGGDTAVALAAE
- a CDS encoding chemotaxis protein CheD; the encoded protein is MNHFLLPGEHPSGGTHKYGIHLMELLINGLLKAGASRGALEAKVFGGARMSDNLRDIGQSNVIFATQFLSREGIPVLSESTGGRMARRVRFSPTTGHAQQMLINETVDAIVETPKVSPIEPDVTLF
- a CDS encoding CheB methylesterase domain-containing protein, which produces MLAHQNPIRRAKLSARFERVDRLDLLAVACNLTELYTAVEHLVPDVVLLSREMASAPEFEVMRALFSALHVACILLEGDNDVRPVSPLTDGLPSLNEAADAEELVVGVRAAASRPLPRFGREGTVRLPVTEATMPAEPRSRTPTFRDGAIVLIGASTGGVDALLTVLGQFPVSCPPTFVVQHTGGRFVSSLISLLDRSVAAKVTAATDGEEARIGHIYLAPGDQAHLALSQKGKLITALDPGAHYSGHRPSVDVLFRSAVPRGRRVAAALLTGMGRDGAVGLKALSAAGAETIVQDEATSVVYGMPRVAWEMGAARQKLPIDRIGPALLAACAVTTSRVGH